A single Cyclopterus lumpus isolate fCycLum1 chromosome 3, fCycLum1.pri, whole genome shotgun sequence DNA region contains:
- the slc24a5 gene encoding sodium/potassium/calcium exchanger 5, with the protein MNKIRPAALQKKRKDFIPYFLGFVIFLYCTVHLVSFTAKTAQETHPTRVRRALENETECISSHSSEFPGGFFTIQERKDGGLVIYFMIIFYMLLAVAIVCDDYFLPSLEVISDRLGLSQDVAGATFMAAGSSAPELVTAFLGVFVTKGDIGVSTIVGSAVYNLLGICGACGLLASAAGRLTCWPLFRDCLAYAISLSAVIAIISDNKVYWYDAACLLLVYAVYIVVLCFDLRISEFVLRRLSPCCTCLAKGPGEKTETQPLMGWSDETSLRVHSRSRTDSGIFQDDSGYSHLSLSLHGLNEIPEEHKSVFAVPESDLRRILWVLSLPIITLLFLTIPDCRRRFWKGWFMVTFFMSAVWISGFTYMMVWMVTVVGETLGIPDTVMGLTLLAAGTSIPDTVASVMVAREGKADMAMANIVGSNVFDMLCLGLPWFIKTVFVDTNNPVEVNSTGLVYISATLLLSIVFLFVAVHINGWKLDWKLGLVSLFCYIVFATLSILYELGIIGNNPIKLCGD; encoded by the exons ATGAATAAGATTAGACCTGCAGCTCTgcagaaaaagaggaaagattTTATCCCTTACTTTTTAGGATTtgtaatatttttatattgcaCGGTCCATCTTGTGTCATTCACAGCAAAAACAGCTCAGGAAACCCATCCAACCAGGGTGCGTCGGGCGCTTG AGAACGAGACGGAATGCATCTCATCACACTCCTCCGAGTTTCCCGGGGGATTCTTCACGATTCAGGAGAGGAAGGACGGAGGGCTcgttatttatttcatgattATCTTCTACATGCTCCTGGCCGTTGCGATAGTCTGCGACGATTACTTTCTGCCTTCATTGGAAGTGATCAGTGACC GCCTGGGTCTGTCTCAGGATGTAGCAGGAGCCACATTTATGGCAGCTGGAAGTTCTGCACCTGAACTGGTCACAGCCTTTCTGG gtgtgtttgtgacaaAGGGCGACATCGGGGTCAGCACCATCGTGGGATCAGCGGTCTACAACCTGCTGGGGATCTGCGGAGCATGTGGACTCTTGGCCTCTGCG GCTGGGCGCCTCACCTGTTGGCCACTGTTCAGGGACTGCCTGGCATATGCCATCAGTCTTTCTGCTGTTATTGCCATCATTTCTGATAACAAAGTGTACTG GTACGACGCCGCGTGTCTGCTGCTGGTCTACGCCGTCTACATCGTGGTGCTGTGCTTTGACCTCCGCATCAGTGAGTTCGTCCTGAGGAGGCTGAGCCCTTGCTGCACCTGTCTGGCTAAAGGGCCGGGTGAGAAGACCGAGACGCAGCCTCTGATGGGCTGGAGCGACGAAACCAGTCTGCGAGTCCATAGCCGCTCCCGAACAGACAGCGGGATCTTCCAGGACGATTCGGGATACTCTCACCTGTCCCTCAGCCTGCACGGCCTCAATGAGATTCCCGAAG AGCATAAAAGTGTGTTCGCCGTGCCGGAGAGCGACCTGAGGCGGATCCTCTGGGTTCTGTCTCTGCCCATCATCACTCTGCTTTTCCTGACCATCCCCGACTGCAGGAGGAGGTTCTGGAAGGGATGGTTCATGGTGACCTTCTTCATGTCAGCGGTCTGGATCTCAGGCTTCACGTACATGATGGTGTGGATGGTCACTGTTGTCG GCGAGACCCTTGGCATCCCCGATACGGTTATGGGACTCACTCTCCTTGCTGCTGGGACCAGTATACCCGACACCGTAGCCAGTGTGATGGTGGCCAGAGAAG GGAAAGCGGACATGGCCATGGCCAACATTGTGGGCTCCAACGTGTTCGACATGCTGTGCCTGGGTCTGCCTTGGTTCATCAAGACCGTCTTCGTGGACACCAACAACCCTGTAGAGGTCAACAGCACTGGACTGGTCTACATTTCAGCCACGCTCCTCCTTTCCATAGTCTTCCTTTTCGTAGCCGTTCACATTAACGGATGGAAGTTGGACTGGAAGTTGGGACTGGTTTCTCTCTTCTGCTACATCGTCTTTGCCACTCTGTCCATCCTCTACGAGCTGGGGATTATCGGGAATAATCCCATAAAACTGTGCGGGGACTGA